The Nitrosopumilaceae archaeon genome has a window encoding:
- a CDS encoding nucleotidyltransferase family protein yields MKAVILAGGLGTRLQPYTTFLPKAMLPLGEKPLLEHLIDWIKKSNIDSIVLCVSYLRRTIEDYFEDGSRFGVKIEYAVANRPFATAGQLKTAEEFIDDTFVCVYGDSIFDFNLKNMVDYHKRKKSFTTMALFEYKTKLQYGFIETDKNNKVTAWKEKPEIKGNINVGCYVMEPGILKLIPPNRPYGMDDVIKSAITRKNKVSGFLIKKGFIDIGDKTSYRKAYQYYLEKLGQI; encoded by the coding sequence GTGAAAGCTGTAATTCTTGCAGGCGGACTGGGTACAAGGCTTCAACCATATACGACTTTTCTTCCTAAAGCCATGCTCCCATTAGGTGAAAAACCGCTTCTTGAGCATTTGATTGACTGGATAAAAAAGAGCAACATAGATTCCATTGTTCTGTGTGTCAGTTATTTGAGAAGAACGATAGAGGACTATTTTGAAGATGGAAGTAGGTTTGGAGTAAAAATAGAATATGCAGTAGCAAATAGGCCTTTTGCAACAGCCGGACAGCTAAAGACAGCTGAGGAGTTTATTGATGATACTTTTGTTTGTGTCTATGGTGATTCTATTTTTGATTTTAATTTAAAAAACATGGTAGATTATCATAAAAGAAAAAAATCATTTACCACAATGGCGTTATTTGAATACAAAACAAAACTTCAGTATGGATTCATAGAGACAGACAAGAACAACAAAGTAACAGCGTGGAAAGAAAAACCAGAGATAAAAGGGAACATCAATGTTGGATGTTATGTGATGGAGCCTGGCATACTAAAATTAATTCCTCCAAACAGACCTTATGGCATGGATGATGTTATAAAAAGTGCAATTACACGCAAGAACAAAGTGAGTGGATTTTTAATTAAGAAAGGTTTCATAGATATTGGAGACAAAACTTCCTACAGAAAAGCATATCAGTACTATCTCGAAAAGCTTGGCCAAATCTAA
- a CDS encoding prephenate dehydrogenase/arogenate dehydrogenase family protein, with translation MIKKKIAIIGSEGQMGKWFSKYFIEKGFEVIAYDSEKEIVNKLVTKAKSLVGAILNVDYVILAIPVKRTPETIRLIAKEMKRDSYLIDISSLKLKTFSALSKIPDKVNPICIHPMFGPGTKKLKGQNIISIPIRDAKKELLMAKSLFPDATFVSIDAVEHDKKMAMILGMTHLVNLSLANILSKEENFTLVEKMSGTTFKAQKILTAGIMTESAELLETIISNPEIRRYAEELWKDIGRMLILIQENKSEEIIKYINVTKERLAKNVDLDEAYKKLIAMVNSVEK, from the coding sequence ATGATAAAGAAAAAAATTGCAATTATTGGCTCCGAAGGACAGATGGGCAAATGGTTTTCGAAATATTTTATAGAGAAGGGTTTTGAGGTCATTGCCTATGATTCTGAAAAAGAAATTGTAAACAAACTGGTAACCAAAGCCAAGTCTCTAGTTGGCGCAATTCTAAATGTCGATTATGTAATACTTGCAATCCCAGTAAAACGCACTCCTGAAACAATCAGATTAATTGCAAAAGAAATGAAGCGAGATTCTTATCTTATAGATATTTCATCTCTAAAATTAAAAACATTTTCTGCATTATCAAAAATCCCAGATAAGGTAAATCCTATTTGCATTCATCCCATGTTTGGACCAGGTACAAAAAAACTCAAAGGTCAGAACATCATATCTATTCCAATCAGGGATGCAAAAAAAGAACTTCTCATGGCAAAATCTCTTTTTCCCGATGCAACTTTTGTTTCAATTGATGCCGTAGAGCACGACAAAAAAATGGCAATGATTTTGGGTATGACACATCTTGTTAACCTTTCACTTGCAAACATTCTATCAAAGGAGGAAAACTTTACACTGGTAGAAAAGATGTCAGGTACAACATTTAAAGCTCAAAAAATACTCACTGCAGGAATAATGACAGAGTCAGCTGAGCTCCTAGAGACTATCATTTCAAATCCTGAGATTAGAAGATATGCTGAAGAATTATGGAAAGATATTGGTAGGATGCTTATTTTAATTCAGGAAAACAAGTCTGAAGAAATTATAAAATACATAAATGTCACCAAGGAAAGACTAGCGAAAAATGTAGATCTTGACGAAGCTTATAAGAAACTAATAGCGATGGTAAACTCTGTAGAAAAATAG
- a CDS encoding DUF4921 family protein, which yields MGDLRKDYVVEKFVIVSPNNHIAIDSKKCPFCPGNESMTNPSSLSLVAKDGMLQRLQDSEDYFVEGWSVRVFESKNPVVSTDSENSFSDRPLYSEPAYGYHYIVVASEKHKDSLATLPTEQWSNVLVVIQDRLRWLYTQRGVTYVSIYVNHGKEAGGFTTHPHINVVTFSTIPPTIELEAEAAHKILNEKGICAMCQAVATETGGPRQILQTEGFLAFCPWAPSHPYEFWIYPKKHITSFSKITQKEINDLSLILRATLGGLATTMKNPSYNMVFHLSPEKKNNRQIHWHIEIYPQDDSWSGLERGYGVFLNKITPEKAAEELGASCRKELANLVGIV from the coding sequence ATGGGGGATCTGCGTAAAGACTATGTAGTTGAAAAATTTGTTATTGTTTCTCCCAACAACCACATAGCTATAGATTCAAAAAAATGTCCATTCTGTCCTGGAAATGAATCCATGACAAACCCATCATCACTTTCACTTGTCGCAAAAGATGGAATGCTACAAAGACTACAAGACAGCGAAGATTATTTTGTTGAAGGCTGGTCGGTTAGAGTTTTTGAAAGTAAAAATCCTGTCGTCTCTACAGACTCTGAAAATTCTTTCAGTGATAGGCCTCTGTATAGTGAACCTGCTTATGGGTATCATTACATCGTAGTTGCATCTGAAAAACACAAAGATTCTCTTGCCACATTGCCTACAGAACAGTGGTCAAACGTTCTAGTAGTTATTCAAGACAGACTTCGTTGGCTTTATACCCAAAGGGGAGTTACATATGTCTCAATCTACGTTAATCATGGTAAAGAAGCAGGTGGTTTTACTACTCATCCTCACATAAACGTCGTCACTTTTTCTACAATACCTCCAACAATAGAACTAGAAGCAGAAGCTGCGCACAAAATTTTAAATGAAAAGGGAATATGTGCAATGTGTCAAGCTGTAGCTACAGAGACAGGAGGACCAAGGCAAATACTCCAAACTGAAGGATTTCTTGCATTTTGCCCATGGGCACCATCTCATCCATATGAATTCTGGATTTATCCAAAAAAACACATAACAAGTTTTTCAAAAATTACGCAAAAAGAGATTAATGATCTATCATTGATATTGCGTGCAACGCTGGGTGGACTGGCAACTACAATGAAAAATCCTTCTTACAACATGGTCTTTCATCTTTCACCAGAAAAGAAAAACAATAGACAAATCCACTGGCACATAGAAATATATCCACAAGATGATTCTTGGTCAGGACTTGAGCGAGGATATGGAGTATTTCTAAATAAGATTACTCCAGAAAAAGCTGCAGAAGAATTAGGCGCTTCATGTAGGAAAGAACTTGCTAATCTTGTCGGCATTGTCTAA
- the thiC gene encoding phosphomethylpyrimidine synthase ThiC gives MTTQMSSARRGIATEEMKAVAKDEDVTLEWLVPKIANGSIIVPHNNERPQKIRVVGIGKGMKTKVNVNIGNSTLSNNLDEEIKKAKVAVKYHADTIMDLSDGGDVGLFRRTLLDAAPITFGTVPVYEAYNYGVQKSKNPLDITEDDFLKAFERNVKDGVDYTTIHSGITKDIAKRILSVKRHAGIVSKGGTITAAWMLKYDKENPYFEHFDYLIELARKYDVTFSLGDALRPGSILDSHDELQVQEMINVSRLTKRAHEKDVQVMVEGPGHVPLNEVAANVRLAKSLIGDVPYYVLGPLVTDIASGHDHIASAIGAAISASEGVDLLCYLTPSEHLALPTPEEVKAGLIAYRIAAHAGDLVKLRDKAIKWDMEMTEARRTLNWEKQIALSIDPEEASRIHGRVGQINGNTVPCTMCGGACVYIMLPQQRYNTPEEIEKLHQAI, from the coding sequence TTGACTACACAAATGAGTTCTGCACGTAGGGGAATTGCAACAGAAGAAATGAAAGCAGTTGCAAAAGATGAAGATGTAACTTTAGAGTGGTTAGTACCCAAGATAGCAAACGGTTCCATAATTGTTCCACACAATAATGAAAGACCGCAGAAAATTAGAGTTGTAGGTATTGGAAAAGGAATGAAAACCAAAGTAAATGTAAACATTGGTAATTCTACACTTTCAAATAATTTGGATGAGGAGATAAAAAAAGCAAAGGTTGCAGTAAAGTATCACGCTGATACCATAATGGACCTCAGCGACGGTGGTGATGTAGGGCTCTTTAGAAGAACTCTGCTAGATGCCGCACCAATAACATTTGGCACGGTTCCAGTGTATGAGGCATATAATTATGGTGTGCAAAAGAGCAAGAATCCACTTGATATTACCGAGGATGATTTTCTCAAAGCATTTGAAAGAAACGTCAAAGACGGCGTTGATTATACCACGATACACTCTGGAATTACAAAAGATATTGCAAAAAGGATTCTTTCAGTAAAAAGACATGCTGGAATAGTAAGCAAGGGCGGTACCATTACTGCTGCCTGGATGCTAAAGTATGACAAGGAAAACCCATACTTTGAGCATTTTGACTATCTTATTGAATTGGCAAGAAAATATGATGTGACATTTAGCTTGGGAGATGCATTAAGACCAGGCTCTATTTTAGACTCTCATGATGAACTGCAGGTACAGGAAATGATCAATGTATCCAGACTAACAAAACGAGCTCATGAAAAAGATGTCCAAGTTATGGTTGAAGGCCCAGGACATGTTCCATTAAATGAAGTTGCAGCAAATGTGCGACTGGCAAAATCTCTGATAGGCGATGTTCCATACTATGTTTTAGGTCCGCTTGTTACTGATATTGCATCTGGTCATGATCACATTGCAAGTGCCATTGGTGCTGCAATTTCTGCAAGTGAAGGAGTAGATTTATTGTGTTATCTTACGCCGTCTGAGCATTTGGCATTGCCAACCCCAGAAGAGGTAAAGGCAGGACTAATCGCGTATAGAATTGCAGCTCATGCAGGTGACTTGGTAAAGTTACGGGACAAGGCAATAAAATGGGACATGGAGATGACCGAGGCAAGACGCACATTAAACTGGGAAAAACAAATTGCACTTTCTATCGACCCAGAAGAGGCATCTCGTATTCATGGAAGGGTTGGTCAGATAAATGGCAATACAGTTCCGTGTACAATGTGTGGAGGAGCTTGTGTGTACATAATGTTACCACAACAAAGGTACAACACTCCAGAAGAAATAGAAAAACTACATCAAGCTATCTAG
- a CDS encoding NUDIX domain-containing protein has product MYSTKIVTSFLLHADKFLILKRSQNVKTLKGQWAGISGIIEGTEEPLQRAKIEIFEEVGVTENSLVLLKTASQMQIRSQYTNHEWTVFPFLFSVKEPNIKLNWENSEYKWIYPSEISKYQTVPSLDKVLDSLM; this is encoded by the coding sequence TTGTACTCCACAAAAATTGTCACATCTTTTCTTTTACATGCAGACAAGTTTCTCATTTTAAAACGTAGTCAAAATGTAAAGACCCTAAAGGGTCAGTGGGCTGGTATAAGCGGCATAATAGAAGGAACAGAGGAACCACTGCAAAGAGCAAAGATAGAGATTTTTGAGGAAGTAGGGGTGACAGAAAATTCTCTTGTTCTACTCAAGACGGCGTCTCAAATGCAGATAAGATCGCAGTATACAAATCATGAATGGACAGTTTTCCCTTTTTTGTTTTCTGTAAAAGAACCAAACATTAAACTGAATTGGGAGAATTCAGAATACAAATGGATCTATCCCAGTGAGATTTCAAAATATCAGACAGTTCCAAGCTTGGATAAAGTTCTAGATAGCTTGATGTAG
- a CDS encoding aminotransferase class I/II-fold pyridoxal phosphate-dependent enzyme, which produces MSDIEKLRDKINKITFDMIRLLKERNDVAKEIGSLKNNLGLGVTNEERENQLRTKVLLLCKEIGLDEKTASAFLNLLLNESIKVQSTNKSTHLSIFLKAKALEKEGKKIIHMEVGEPDFYPPKVVKSALLEVYDKGYTKYGDSKGMPEFRENLAKKVSLSYGVKIQTQNIMVSPGARFSVFLAISNLLHPGDEMIVIEPAWPAYRENALNSGIKVRTIQTTLDDKWEPSIDQIENTINLNTKMIVLNYPNNPTGKILPDKIQDDIMKIAIKNNLYVLSDEIYSNYAYGKWKSVLAYEYNKSIITQSFSKSHAMTGFRIGYAISSPDIIDKMAKLQALCITNVAEPIQYVAFRALDADTSDNAKIMRNRLDLLIKKAKNMQLDFVEPNGAMYLFAKVRKDNFDVASFINNLLDLGVAIAPGEAFGNYQNFVRISACQPEDLLNEGMQIIDEILRK; this is translated from the coding sequence ATGTCTGATATTGAAAAGCTGCGTGATAAGATAAACAAGATCACATTTGATATGATAAGACTTCTAAAAGAACGAAATGATGTTGCAAAGGAAATTGGCAGCCTTAAAAATAATTTGGGTCTTGGTGTAACAAATGAGGAGCGAGAGAACCAGCTTAGAACTAAAGTTCTTTTATTATGCAAAGAAATTGGCCTAGATGAAAAAACAGCTTCGGCATTTTTGAATTTATTGTTAAATGAATCAATCAAGGTACAATCCACCAACAAATCAACACATCTTTCAATATTTTTGAAAGCCAAAGCTTTGGAAAAGGAAGGGAAAAAAATTATCCACATGGAAGTTGGAGAACCAGACTTTTACCCACCCAAAGTTGTAAAATCAGCTCTCTTAGAGGTTTACGATAAAGGATACACAAAATACGGTGATTCTAAAGGAATGCCAGAATTTCGAGAAAATTTGGCAAAAAAAGTTTCCTTGTCATATGGCGTAAAAATACAAACTCAAAACATCATGGTTTCACCAGGTGCAAGATTTTCAGTTTTTCTTGCAATTTCTAATCTATTGCATCCAGGTGATGAAATGATAGTAATCGAACCTGCGTGGCCAGCATATAGAGAAAACGCGCTAAACTCTGGCATTAAGGTTCGAACAATACAAACTACACTAGATGACAAATGGGAGCCATCCATAGATCAGATTGAAAATACGATAAACCTCAATACCAAAATGATTGTACTAAATTATCCTAACAACCCAACAGGTAAGATTCTCCCAGACAAGATTCAAGATGACATAATGAAGATTGCAATAAAAAATAACCTCTATGTTTTAAGTGATGAAATCTACTCAAACTATGCATATGGAAAATGGAAAAGCGTTCTTGCCTACGAATACAATAAAAGTATCATAACACAGTCGTTTTCAAAATCACATGCCATGACAGGTTTTAGAATAGGTTATGCAATATCAAGCCCAGACATAATAGACAAAATGGCAAAGCTTCAAGCATTATGCATTACAAACGTTGCAGAACCAATCCAATATGTGGCCTTTAGAGCACTTGATGCAGACACTAGCGATAATGCAAAAATCATGAGAAACAGACTAGACCTTCTGATAAAAAAAGCAAAAAACATGCAGTTGGACTTTGTAGAACCTAATGGAGCAATGTATCTTTTTGCCAAAGTAAGAAAGGATAACTTTGATGTTGCTTCTTTTATCAACAATCTTCTTGATTTAGGAGTTGCAATCGCACCTGGCGAAGCCTTTGGGAACTATCAGAATTTTGTCAGGATATCTGCCTGTCAACCAGAAGATTTACTTAACGAAGGCATGCAAATAATAGATGAGATATTAAGGAAATAG
- the aroC gene encoding chorismate synthase: MVSYSSIGERFVLTSFGESHGRCIGAVVDGCPAGLELQEKDIQKMLDLRKPGQSIVTTQRKEEDVVEILSGIFRGYTTGAPITMIIWNQDKKSKDYENLIIKPRPGHSDYPAFIKYRGFNDYRGGGRFSGRLTATFVMAGAIARKLLSKTLDIDTYSYTSQVGKIKMKNQATLKMKNAIYSNDVRCPDTKIAKKMRAAILAVRRSGDSVGGVIESITLNVPIGLGEPIFGSLESDLSRALYSIPAVKGVEFGSGFYGSTIKGSENNDEYIIKNGKIVTKTNNAGGILGGLSTGMPIVLRVAFKPASSIAKKQNTINIKTKKPASLIVEGRHDPCVVPRAPPVVDSLVSLVLADHAIRNGFIPSVLK; this comes from the coding sequence ATTGTGTCATACAGTTCTATTGGTGAGCGATTTGTGCTTACAAGTTTTGGTGAATCTCATGGAAGATGCATAGGAGCTGTAGTAGATGGTTGTCCTGCAGGTCTAGAATTACAAGAAAAAGACATACAAAAAATGCTTGATCTTAGAAAGCCAGGCCAGTCAATAGTAACTACCCAGCGAAAAGAGGAAGACGTGGTAGAGATTCTTTCAGGAATTTTTAGAGGATACACCACTGGTGCACCAATTACAATGATAATTTGGAACCAAGATAAAAAATCCAAAGACTATGAAAATCTCATAATAAAACCAAGACCTGGGCATTCTGATTATCCTGCTTTTATAAAATACCGGGGATTCAATGACTATCGTGGGGGCGGAAGATTCTCTGGCAGATTGACTGCCACGTTTGTAATGGCAGGAGCAATAGCAAGAAAGCTTCTTTCAAAGACTTTGGACATTGACACCTATTCCTACACTTCACAAGTAGGTAAAATAAAAATGAAAAATCAAGCTACACTAAAGATGAAAAATGCGATTTACTCTAATGACGTAAGATGCCCTGATACCAAAATAGCTAAGAAAATGCGGGCTGCAATACTTGCTGTAAGAAGAAGTGGAGATTCAGTTGGAGGTGTAATAGAATCCATAACACTAAACGTTCCAATAGGTTTGGGTGAACCAATCTTTGGTTCCTTGGAATCAGATCTAAGTAGGGCACTGTACTCAATTCCGGCAGTAAAGGGAGTTGAATTTGGTTCCGGGTTTTATGGTTCTACAATCAAGGGCTCAGAAAATAATGATGAATACATAATAAAAAATGGAAAAATAGTAACCAAGACAAACAATGCAGGCGGAATACTTGGGGGATTATCAACTGGAATGCCAATTGTTCTTCGAGTAGCTTTCAAGCCAGCTTCTTCTATAGCAAAAAAGCAAAACACCATAAACATAAAGACAAAAAAACCCGCGTCGTTGATAGTGGAAGGAAGGCACGACCCTTGTGTTGTTCCGCGTGCACCTCCAGTGGTAGATTCTCTTGTCTCTCTTGTTCTAGCAGATCATGCCATTAGAAATGGCTTCATACCATCGGTTCTGAAATAG
- the thiD gene encoding bifunctional hydroxymethylpyrimidine kinase/phosphomethylpyrimidine kinase, with amino-acid sequence MIVLSIAGSDPSAGAGIQADLKTLTTLGVHGLTVISAITSQNTSKFSKVKEISSDMVYSQLESVLSDFNIDIIKIGMVYSSSIIKIIYSELKKTKIPIVLDPVFESTTGGILLQNEAFPLFKKLLVPLSFVITPNIPEAERLTGIKIRTSKDVRRAAIKIHHMGAENVVIKGGHLDNKNVTDYVLEKTKFYSFSGKRVNRTTHGGGCNFSSSLAASLAKGHSLKNSIKFAKEFSFKSITNSQKIGKGIFVTKTGNSDEIEKELSNAISKFTNLKNISKHIPEVQTNFVFSRKNPKSLNDVLGVSGRIVKVGDNAIVTGSLKYGGSKHVGSAVLQMAKKFPAIRSGINIKYDKEFIKKAISKKFTVSHYKRSSEPAKTKTREGNTISWGIKNAIRNSSKPVDLIFHKGDLGKEPMILIFGTNPNGVLGKLIKIVA; translated from the coding sequence GTGATTGTATTATCCATAGCAGGATCTGATCCATCAGCAGGGGCAGGAATCCAGGCAGATCTGAAAACATTGACTACACTTGGAGTCCATGGTCTGACAGTCATATCAGCAATAACTAGTCAGAATACATCAAAGTTTTCCAAAGTCAAAGAAATTTCTTCTGACATGGTATATAGTCAACTTGAATCAGTTTTGTCAGATTTTAATATTGATATAATAAAAATCGGAATGGTATATAGTTCATCAATAATAAAAATAATTTATTCAGAATTAAAAAAGACCAAAATACCAATAGTTTTAGATCCAGTGTTTGAATCAACAACTGGAGGAATCTTATTACAAAATGAGGCTTTTCCTCTTTTTAAGAAATTACTCGTACCTCTGTCTTTTGTTATAACTCCCAACATACCAGAAGCTGAGAGGCTTACAGGCATAAAAATAAGGACATCTAAAGATGTCAGAAGAGCAGCAATCAAGATCCATCACATGGGTGCAGAAAATGTAGTCATAAAAGGTGGTCATTTGGATAACAAAAATGTAACAGACTATGTTCTGGAGAAAACTAAATTTTACTCCTTTTCTGGAAAGAGGGTAAATCGTACAACTCATGGTGGAGGATGTAATTTTTCATCTTCCTTAGCAGCAAGTCTGGCAAAAGGCCATAGCCTCAAAAATTCAATAAAGTTCGCAAAAGAATTCTCGTTTAAATCCATAACAAATTCACAAAAAATTGGAAAGGGTATCTTTGTAACAAAAACAGGTAATAGTGATGAAATAGAAAAGGAATTATCAAATGCAATTTCTAAATTTACAAATTTAAAAAACATATCAAAACACATACCAGAAGTTCAGACAAACTTTGTTTTTTCAAGAAAAAATCCAAAATCATTAAATGATGTCTTAGGAGTTTCTGGCAGAATTGTAAAGGTTGGGGACAATGCAATAGTGACTGGCAGTTTGAAGTATGGTGGCTCAAAACATGTCGGGTCTGCTGTTTTGCAAATGGCAAAAAAGTTTCCTGCCATTAGATCTGGCATCAACATAAAATATGACAAGGAATTTATCAAAAAAGCAATTTCAAAAAAATTTACTGTATCACATTATAAAAGATCATCAGAACCCGCTAAAACTAAGACTAGAGAAGGAAACACGATATCATGGGGAATTAAAAATGCAATTAGAAATTCATCCAAGCCTGTAGATTTAATATTTCACAAGGGTGACCTTGGGAAAGAGCCAATGATCCTGATTTTTGGAACTAACCCAAATGGAGTTCTTGGCAAGCTTATCAAAATAGTTGCATAA
- a CDS encoding GNAT family N-acetyltransferase: MTVKIRELQEKDLFNGFLASLDSLRKASDLSPKKAKIIFKKMKSIPDHIIYVAVSDSKIIGAATIFIEPKFIHNGGRVGHIEDVVVSKEHQGEGIGLKLIKALIQYAEKKGCYKTVLDCADEIVPFYKKLGFKHFSNSMRIDHRSKK, from the coding sequence ATGACTGTAAAAATTCGTGAATTACAAGAAAAGGATCTCTTCAATGGTTTTTTAGCATCTTTAGATTCCCTTAGAAAAGCAAGTGATCTGAGCCCAAAAAAAGCCAAAATTATATTTAAGAAAATGAAATCAATACCAGATCATATTATCTATGTTGCAGTATCTGATTCGAAAATAATAGGCGCCGCTACCATATTCATCGAACCAAAATTTATTCATAATGGTGGCAGGGTAGGCCACATAGAAGATGTGGTAGTAAGCAAAGAACATCAGGGAGAAGGAATTGGCCTAAAACTAATCAAAGCACTAATACAATATGCAGAAAAAAAAGGTTGCTACAAAACTGTACTTGATTGTGCAGATGAGATAGTACCATTTTATAAAAAATTAGGGTTTAAGCATTTTTCAAATTCTATGAGAATTGATCATCGATCAAAAAAATAG